From the genome of Fusobacterium varium, one region includes:
- a CDS encoding Phage-related minor tail protein: MGITAKDTFGSSKEVISFMELANKQFTIAGTEGAAKEGAMLQLQQAMSMGVLRGQEFRSVQQGMPTMIDYLAKHLGKTKAQIKEMADQGKLTAGVVKAAMFGAADDINKKFESMPKTLGQIGTSIKNTFIKNFEPVSEKLSKMFNSESFKNFVNTISMGINISILAIGGLISAVAGMVNWIRKYSSYIVPILTIATIGFVQLKWAVIASTAATIKDTIAKGVNAAATLGLTAVYVLYNGAVALATLATGIMTGSTAALTIGVKGLSAAFLACPVVWVALAIMGIVYGLYKLVEWLNKTKGMSLSTFGVIAGAIAYFVTSTFNLLKVFANNIMFTISIIYNNFATFAEFLANLFNDPVTAVKNLFLDLGENIIKILTTVSGVIDKVLGTNLSSGLNDFQDKLNTWRNENVKENKIKIPRMNPEYFQLSDPKEAFKNAHDKTVEIANNIKGSLNLGVTNDYLKTIAGNTEKTNSTLDLTKEELKYLRDVAEQEVINRYTTASINNNNTFNNNINSETDVDGVVSKFYNGLAEAASMVAEGV, encoded by the coding sequence ATGGGAATAACAGCAAAAGATACCTTTGGAAGCAGCAAGGAAGTAATAAGTTTTATGGAATTGGCAAATAAACAATTTACTATAGCAGGAACTGAAGGGGCAGCCAAAGAAGGAGCTATGCTTCAACTACAGCAAGCTATGTCTATGGGAGTTTTAAGAGGACAAGAATTTAGATCAGTACAGCAGGGGATGCCAACTATGATTGATTATCTGGCCAAACATTTAGGAAAAACTAAAGCTCAGATTAAGGAAATGGCAGATCAGGGAAAACTTACAGCAGGGGTAGTAAAAGCAGCAATGTTTGGAGCAGCAGATGACATTAATAAAAAATTTGAAAGTATGCCTAAAACCTTGGGACAGATAGGAACATCTATTAAAAATACTTTTATAAAGAACTTTGAACCAGTATCAGAAAAACTGTCAAAGATGTTTAATAGTGAATCCTTTAAAAATTTTGTTAATACTATATCAATGGGAATAAATATTAGTATTTTAGCAATAGGAGGGCTGATATCAGCTGTGGCTGGGATGGTAAACTGGATTAGAAAATACAGCAGTTATATAGTTCCAATATTAACAATAGCAACAATAGGGTTTGTACAATTAAAATGGGCTGTAATAGCTTCTACTGCTGCAACGATTAAAGATACTATTGCAAAGGGTGTAAATGCAGCAGCTACCTTGGGATTAACAGCTGTGTATGTACTCTATAATGGGGCAGTAGCCTTGGCAACATTGGCAACAGGAATAATGACAGGAAGTACAGCAGCTCTAACAATTGGGGTAAAAGGATTATCAGCAGCCTTTCTAGCATGTCCTGTTGTTTGGGTTGCATTAGCAATTATGGGAATTGTATATGGATTGTATAAACTTGTAGAATGGCTTAATAAAACCAAGGGAATGAGTTTGTCAACTTTTGGTGTTATAGCAGGAGCTATAGCTTATTTTGTAACTTCAACATTTAATTTACTTAAAGTTTTTGCCAATAATATAATGTTTACGATTTCGATTATATACAACAATTTTGCAACATTTGCAGAGTTTTTAGCTAATCTATTTAATGATCCAGTAACTGCAGTGAAGAATTTGTTTTTAGATTTAGGAGAAAATATAATAAAAATATTAACAACAGTATCAGGAGTAATTGATAAAGTTTTAGGAACTAACCTTTCATCAGGATTGAATGATTTTCAAGATAAATTAAATACTTGGAGGAATGAAAATGTAAAAGAAAATAAAATAAAAATTCCAAGAATGAATCCTGAATATTTTCAACTTTCAGATCCAAAAGAAGCATTTAAAAATGCACATGACAAAACAGTAGAGATAGCTAATAACATAAAGGGAAGTTTAAATTTAGGAGTGACAAATGACTATTTAAAAACTATTGCAGGAAATACAGAGAAAACTAATAGTACTTTGGACCTGACAAAAGAGGAATTGAAATATCTTAGAGATGTTGCAGAACAAGAGGTTATTAATAGATACACAACTGCTTCTATAAATAACAATAACACATTCAATAATAATATAAACAGTGAAACGGATGTGGATGGTGTAGTAAGTAAGTTTTATAATGGATTGGCAGAAGCAGCATCAATGGTGGCTGAGGGGGTATAA
- a CDS encoding Phage minor structural protein GP20, which yields MTKEQLKALGVTEELAIKIAGESKKELEGYVEKTKFDEVETKVKQLETSVAERDRQLEDLKKSTGDVETLKKQIETLQNENKTKEETYKTELSNLKKTNALDLALSGAKVKNNKAIKALLASEKIKLKDDGTLEGLTEQLEAIKKTDAYLFEETQTKEKTVPKGFVPGVTPPGETVTSPASLGDAVATALAGVFNKN from the coding sequence ATGACTAAAGAACAATTAAAAGCTTTAGGAGTTACTGAAGAATTAGCAATTAAAATTGCTGGAGAATCTAAGAAGGAGCTAGAAGGCTATGTGGAAAAAACAAAATTTGATGAAGTTGAAACCAAAGTAAAACAACTAGAAACCTCAGTAGCAGAAAGAGACAGACAGTTGGAAGATTTAAAAAAATCAACTGGAGATGTGGAAACACTGAAAAAGCAAATAGAAACTTTGCAAAATGAGAATAAAACAAAAGAAGAAACGTATAAAACAGAGTTGTCTAATTTGAAAAAAACTAATGCACTTGATTTAGCTTTATCTGGAGCAAAGGTTAAAAATAATAAGGCAATAAAAGCTTTATTAGCTAGTGAAAAAATCAAACTAAAAGATGATGGAACATTAGAAGGACTTACAGAGCAGTTAGAAGCTATTAAAAAAACAGATGCATATTTATTTGAGGAAACTCAAACAAAAGAAAAAACAGTTCCTAAAGGATTTGTACCTGGAGTAACACCACCAGGAGAAACAGTAACATCTCCTGCAAGTTTAGGAGATGCAGTAGCAACAGCTTTAGCTGGAGTATTTAATAAAAATTAA
- a CDS encoding Phage tail sheath protein yields MAFGGGTWLTQNKVLPGTYINFVSAAAAYVNIADRGYACMGFNLDWGIENEIFTVENSDFQTNSMKYFGYEYTHDKMKALRDIFQNAKTVYCFRLNGSGGVKASNTFATAKYAGVRGNDIKVIIADSVDEEEKFDVSTYIGISLVDTQTVAAAAELKDNDYVVWKKEATLEVTAGIPLTGGTNGTDSTGLSHQTFLEKSEKYRFNSIGAAVTDKVTKQLYAEHTKRMRDEVGVKYQCVLYDYEADYEGVINVVNACTDTGENEASIVYWLVGANAGCAINESLTNKNYDGSFKIKTDYTQTQLEQGMKAGHFMFHQVDNAIAVLSDINSFVNWSIYKNEDFYRNQVIRILDQVAMDVASLFNKRHLGKTRNNNPGRVALWTDITAHHQELEKIEAIEDFNPKEVTVLEGADKVSVLVNDRIKPVGVMEKLYMAVVVV; encoded by the coding sequence ATGGCATTTGGAGGAGGAACATGGTTAACTCAAAACAAGGTACTTCCAGGTACCTATATTAACTTTGTAAGTGCAGCGGCAGCATATGTAAATATTGCTGATAGAGGGTATGCGTGTATGGGATTTAATTTGGACTGGGGAATTGAGAATGAAATATTCACTGTTGAAAACTCAGATTTTCAAACAAATAGTATGAAGTATTTTGGTTATGAATACACACATGACAAAATGAAAGCACTCAGAGATATATTTCAAAATGCTAAAACAGTATACTGTTTTAGATTAAATGGATCAGGAGGAGTAAAAGCTTCAAATACTTTTGCTACAGCTAAATATGCAGGAGTAAGAGGAAATGATATAAAAGTTATAATTGCTGATAGTGTGGATGAAGAAGAAAAATTTGATGTATCTACATATATTGGAATTTCTTTAGTCGATACACAAACTGTAGCTGCAGCAGCAGAGTTAAAAGACAATGATTATGTTGTTTGGAAAAAAGAAGCAACTTTAGAAGTTACAGCAGGAATACCATTAACAGGTGGAACAAATGGAACAGATTCTACAGGACTTTCCCATCAAACTTTCTTAGAAAAATCTGAAAAATATAGATTTAACTCTATAGGAGCAGCTGTTACAGATAAAGTAACCAAACAGTTGTATGCAGAGCATACTAAAAGAATGAGAGATGAAGTAGGAGTTAAGTATCAGTGTGTGTTGTATGATTATGAAGCTGATTATGAGGGAGTAATCAATGTAGTTAATGCATGTACTGACACTGGAGAGAATGAAGCCTCAATAGTTTATTGGTTAGTGGGGGCAAATGCAGGATGTGCAATAAATGAGTCATTAACTAATAAAAATTATGATGGTTCATTTAAAATAAAAACAGATTACACTCAAACACAATTAGAACAAGGAATGAAAGCAGGACACTTCATGTTTCATCAAGTTGATAATGCTATAGCAGTTCTATCTGATATTAACAGTTTTGTCAATTGGAGTATTTATAAAAATGAAGACTTTTACAGAAATCAAGTTATAAGAATATTGGATCAAGTAGCAATGGATGTAGCAAGTTTGTTTAATAAAAGACATCTTGGTAAGACTAGAAATAATAATCCAGGAAGAGTTGCTTTATGGACAGATATAACAGCTCATCATCAAGAGCTTGAGAAAATAGAAGCCATAGAAGATTTTAATCCTAAAGAGGTTACAGTCTTAGAAGGAGCTGACAAGGTATCAGTTTTAGTAAATGACAGAATAAAACCTGTGGGAGTAATGGAAAAATTATATATGGCAGTAGTTGTTGTATAA
- a CDS encoding Protein of uncharacterised function (DUF2634), which yields MIPVRDSFTSDEYSIIESPTKTYKMDIEDNKRYLRIKGHTDERKAMEQAIYKILLTERYQYLIYSWNYGIELKDLFGKPIPYCCVELERRIREALLQDERITKVYDFEFENPEFETILVKFKADTIYGEMDLSREVRLSSV from the coding sequence ATGATACCAGTAAGAGACAGTTTTACATCTGATGAATATAGTATTATAGAAAGTCCTACTAAAACTTATAAGATGGATATAGAAGACAATAAAAGATATTTAAGGATAAAAGGCCATACTGATGAAAGAAAAGCTATGGAACAGGCCATATATAAGATTCTATTGACTGAAAGATATCAATATCTTATTTACAGTTGGAACTATGGAATTGAGTTAAAAGATTTATTTGGCAAGCCTATTCCATATTGTTGTGTAGAATTAGAAAGAAGAATAAGAGAAGCATTACTTCAAGATGAGAGAATAACTAAGGTTTATGATTTTGAGTTTGAAAACCCTGAGTTTGAAACAATTCTTGTTAAATTTAAAGCAGATACAATTTATGGAGAAATGGATTTATCAAGGGAGGTGAGATTAAGCAGTGTTTGA
- a CDS encoding Protein of uncharacterised function (DUF2577) gives MYSDLIRLFKRIAKDVIENDKPVAVQTGTVIQVNPIHIRVDDKITHKEEDGDLILTHLVKDYEVDITVQHSTDSIYKEWDTNHAHPGVGMATIPIDHEHEYRGRKKIIMHLALKKGEKVLLLRENGGQRYIVLDRVYDPIVEGEWI, from the coding sequence ATGTATAGTGACTTGATAAGGCTATTTAAACGGATAGCAAAAGATGTAATTGAAAACGATAAGCCAGTGGCAGTTCAAACTGGAACAGTTATCCAAGTAAATCCTATACATATCAGAGTGGATGACAAGATAACACATAAGGAAGAGGATGGAGATCTTATACTAACTCATCTTGTAAAAGATTATGAAGTAGATATTACTGTACAGCATAGTACAGATAGTATTTATAAAGAATGGGATACTAATCATGCACATCCAGGTGTAGGGATGGCTACAATTCCTATTGACCATGAACATGAATATAGAGGAAGAAAAAAGATAATAATGCATCTAGCACTTAAAAAAGGAGAAAAGGTATTATTATTAAGAGAAAATGGGGGGCAAAGATATATAGTTTTAGATAGAGTTTATGATCCAATAGTAGAGGGGGAATGGATATGA
- a CDS encoding Uncharacterized homolog of phage Mu protein gp47, giving the protein MFETKTFEYLMNEKLKNVPSDVDKREGSVVWDSMAPNALESAMMYQELEAYYKETFGSTASRTYLIERCRERGITPKAASAGVYKGKFNIQVPIGNRFSLDIYNYEVIAYIGLNTDTQYYEYQLRCESTGIAPNSNFGQLIPIDYLQGLTYAQLTETLIPGENEEHTEVLRQRYLDSFDTQAYGGNIKDYEEKTLSISGVGAVKVTPVWAGGGTVKLTILDSEYNDATSTLIGAVQEIIDPTQDASGKGVAPIGHIVTVDTTLRETIYIATVLTLQGIDLSNVKDAINETLKEYLLELRKAWSLSEKLIVRISQIETRILAVNPGIIDVKNTKINGFEKNLEITANKIPVWGDGSYVTG; this is encoded by the coding sequence GTGTTTGAAACTAAAACTTTTGAATATTTAATGAATGAGAAACTTAAAAATGTGCCTTCTGATGTAGATAAAAGAGAAGGCTCTGTTGTTTGGGATAGTATGGCTCCTAATGCTTTAGAATCAGCTATGATGTATCAGGAACTGGAAGCTTATTACAAAGAAACATTTGGAAGTACAGCAAGTAGAACATACCTAATTGAAAGGTGTAGAGAAAGAGGGATAACTCCTAAAGCAGCAAGTGCAGGAGTATATAAAGGGAAATTTAATATTCAAGTACCTATTGGTAATAGATTTAGTTTAGATATATACAATTATGAAGTTATAGCCTATATAGGATTAAATACAGATACTCAGTACTATGAATATCAGTTAAGATGTGAAAGTACTGGGATAGCTCCAAATTCTAACTTTGGTCAATTAATACCTATAGACTATCTACAAGGACTAACTTATGCACAACTAACAGAAACTTTAATACCAGGAGAAAATGAAGAGCATACAGAAGTGCTTAGACAAAGATACTTAGATTCTTTTGATACCCAAGCATATGGAGGAAATATAAAGGATTATGAGGAGAAAACTTTATCTATATCAGGAGTGGGAGCTGTAAAAGTAACTCCAGTATGGGCTGGAGGAGGAACAGTAAAGTTGACTATTTTGGATAGTGAGTATAATGATGCAACATCGACTCTGATAGGTGCAGTTCAGGAAATAATAGATCCTACACAGGATGCATCAGGAAAAGGAGTAGCACCAATAGGACATATTGTAACAGTAGATACAACTTTAAGAGAAACAATCTATATAGCAACAGTATTAACATTACAAGGTATAGATTTAAGTAATGTAAAAGATGCTATAAATGAAACCTTAAAAGAATACTTACTGGAACTTAGAAAAGCATGGTCCTTATCTGAAAAATTGATTGTAAGAATATCTCAAATTGAAACAAGAATTCTTGCAGTTAATCCTGGAATAATAGATGTGAAAAATACTAAAATAAATGGTTTTGAAAAAAACCTTGAAATAACAGCAAATAAAATTCCTGTATGGGGAGATGGTAGTTATGTTACTGGATAA
- the xkdM gene encoding Phage-like element PBSX protein xkdM translates to MRRVTMHGKDAISGSEAECYITIDGNRYNFMQAITFEATFEKNKTEVPILGRPGKGNKANGWTGTGSMTCHFNQSVMRELLEKYKNDGIDTYFTIMVTNEDPTSAVGRQTVIFKDCNLDGGILAKFDADADYLDEDFDFTFEDFEIQETFKPLDGFIA, encoded by the coding sequence ATGAGAAGAGTAACGATGCATGGAAAAGATGCTATAAGTGGTTCAGAAGCAGAATGCTATATTACAATAGATGGAAATAGATATAATTTTATGCAGGCAATAACTTTTGAAGCAACTTTTGAAAAAAATAAAACAGAAGTTCCTATACTTGGAAGACCTGGAAAAGGAAACAAAGCAAATGGATGGACTGGAACAGGATCGATGACATGCCATTTCAATCAATCTGTAATGAGAGAACTTTTAGAAAAGTATAAAAATGATGGGATAGATACTTATTTCACTATCATGGTAACAAATGAGGATCCTACATCAGCAGTAGGAAGACAGACAGTAATATTTAAGGATTGTAATTTAGATGGCGGAATATTAGCCAAATTTGATGCAGATGCAGATTATTTGGATGAGGACTTCGATTTTACATTTGAAGATTTTGAAATACAAGAAACATTTAAACCATTAGATGGATTTATAGCATAG
- the yqbN gene encoding Phage XkdN-like protein, with protein MSLTTFLKGNAKTIGVIEYAPSDRFLDEEGKPAKFKIRAISGKLDAQLRAQSQIKDLKSGAIDFDTNKYMALLMTTCISEPDLRNAELQDSYEVKNEVDLLEVMFTAGEYQRLLMKVQEVNGFTETYQEKVKQAKN; from the coding sequence ATGAGTTTAACAACATTTTTAAAAGGAAATGCAAAAACAATAGGAGTGATAGAGTATGCTCCATCAGATAGATTTTTAGATGAAGAAGGAAAACCAGCTAAATTTAAAATAAGAGCAATATCAGGAAAATTAGATGCTCAGTTAAGAGCTCAATCTCAAATTAAAGATTTAAAAAGTGGGGCAATAGATTTTGATACTAATAAATACATGGCCTTACTGATGACTACATGTATATCTGAACCAGATTTGAGAAATGCGGAACTTCAAGATAGCTATGAAGTAAAAAATGAAGTAGATCTTTTAGAAGTCATGTTTACAGCTGGAGAATATCAGAGACTTTTAATGAAAGTTCAAGAGGTAAATGGTTTTACTGAAACATATCAAGAAAAGGTTAAACAGGCAAAAAACTAA
- a CDS encoding NAD(+)--arginine ADP-ribosyltransferase EFV gives MTKKSSYWQERFLEEEERINKDARAYARRIEQQYDIALRNIERDINDWYMRIAKNNNVSLLEAKRMLSARELAEFKWSVKEYIKAGETNAISPIWMKELENASARVHISRLEALKIQIQNEVEGIYGIRDKEMQNYLVRTYGETYYHTAYEIQKGNGVGWSLNRLDTNKVNAIIHKPWAADGKNFSERIWEDKTKLINTLHTGLTQNFIRGEAPDKLISSITKEFNIKKSVAARLVMTESAAYSSQAREKSFKALNLSKYEIVATLDSKTSEICQEMDGKVFDMKDYQVGVTAPPFHVWCRTTTAPWFPENFDAERIARGTDGKTYKVPENMKYKDWKEKYVKDNEENGIIEIKTKDDFIKRMKEDFGFKKVDSENVEIGVLKEIHGSLKKSYEDYPVLKDFITDFNISTKTKAPAWAAMEVKENGKIIRSLNVNPKHIGNQNEILKMIDRSVQTGWWTPKDGVGGIVRHELGHMIEYALNLKMAKIDLKNLTTSTAGLIDPWKACAKGTLSKKILSGVFKSKGLKMNKANLENFISKYGAKNTKEALAECIGCDDKKEIPDLVKSEVMKLIKELMK, from the coding sequence AGAAACATAGAAAGAGATATAAATGATTGGTATATGAGAATAGCAAAGAACAACAATGTTAGTCTATTAGAAGCTAAAAGAATGCTATCAGCTAGAGAACTTGCAGAATTTAAGTGGAGTGTAAAAGAGTACATAAAAGCTGGAGAAACTAATGCTATTTCTCCCATTTGGATGAAAGAACTTGAGAATGCATCAGCAAGGGTTCATATCTCCAGATTAGAAGCTCTAAAAATTCAAATACAGAATGAAGTTGAGGGAATCTATGGAATAAGAGACAAGGAAATGCAGAATTATCTTGTAAGAACCTATGGAGAAACATATTACCACACAGCTTACGAGATACAGAAAGGAAATGGGGTAGGATGGTCACTAAATAGACTTGATACAAATAAAGTTAATGCTATTATTCATAAACCTTGGGCAGCAGATGGCAAGAACTTTTCAGAAAGAATTTGGGAAGATAAGACAAAACTGATTAATACTTTACACACAGGACTTACTCAAAACTTTATTAGAGGGGAAGCTCCAGATAAGCTTATATCTTCTATCACTAAAGAATTTAATATAAAAAAGAGTGTAGCAGCTAGACTGGTAATGACAGAATCAGCTGCATATTCTTCACAGGCCAGAGAAAAGTCATTTAAGGCATTAAACTTGAGTAAATATGAAATAGTGGCAACTTTAGATAGTAAAACATCTGAAATATGTCAGGAAATGGATGGAAAAGTATTTGATATGAAAGATTATCAAGTAGGAGTAACAGCTCCACCTTTTCATGTTTGGTGTAGAACTACTACGGCTCCATGGTTTCCTGAAAATTTTGATGCAGAAAGAATAGCTAGGGGAACAGATGGGAAAACATATAAAGTTCCAGAGAATATGAAATATAAAGATTGGAAAGAAAAATATGTGAAAGACAATGAAGAAAATGGTATAATAGAAATAAAAACAAAAGATGATTTTATAAAGAGGATGAAAGAAGATTTTGGATTTAAAAAAGTTGATAGTGAAAATGTGGAAATAGGTGTTTTAAAAGAAATTCATGGGTCACTTAAAAAATCATATGAAGACTATCCTGTACTAAAAGATTTCATTACAGATTTTAATATCAGTACTAAAACCAAAGCCCCAGCATGGGCAGCAATGGAAGTGAAAGAAAATGGAAAAATTATCAGATCTTTAAATGTAAATCCTAAACACATAGGCAATCAAAATGAAATTTTAAAAATGATAGACCGATCTGTACAAACTGGATGGTGGACACCAAAAGATGGTGTAGGTGGAATAGTGAGACATGAATTAGGACATATGATTGAATATGCCTTAAATTTAAAAATGGCAAAGATAGATTTAAAAAATCTTACAACTTCTACTGCTGGATTAATAGACCCGTGGAAAGCGTGTGCAAAAGGAACACTATCTAAGAAGATTTTATCTGGAGTATTTAAAAGTAAAGGTTTAAAAATGAATAAAGCCAATCTTGAGAACTTTATCTCAAAATATGGAGCTAAAAATACAAAAGAAGCATTGGCAGAATGTATTGGGTGTGATGATAAAAAAGAAATACCAGATTTAGTAAAATCAGAAGTGATGAAACTTATCAAGGAGTTGATGAAATGA
- a CDS encoding LysM domain/BON superfamily protein gives MYIFYLGSLLFPVAPEGVNIKANNQNKTLTLINEGEINLLKSGGLQEINFEVMIPHQKYSFSKYLGGVLPIQHYTEALAAMKATKKPVQFIILRNLKSISGIYNTNIKVSVEDYNLIDSADKYGEDIGISIKLKEYRDKSNIFMSVVGNVGNKTQYLLTKIRESTKILPKTYTVNPGDTLFTIAKKQLGDGSKAQNLLELNKLPNLIDIVAGQVIRLE, from the coding sequence ATGTATATTTTTTATTTAGGAAGTTTATTATTTCCTGTTGCTCCTGAGGGTGTAAATATTAAGGCTAATAACCAAAATAAAACCTTAACATTAATCAATGAGGGGGAAATAAATCTTTTAAAATCAGGAGGACTGCAAGAGATAAACTTTGAAGTGATGATACCTCATCAAAAGTACTCCTTTTCTAAATATCTTGGTGGAGTTCTTCCTATACAACATTATACAGAAGCTTTAGCAGCTATGAAAGCTACTAAAAAGCCTGTTCAATTTATTATACTTAGAAACCTTAAGAGTATATCAGGAATCTATAATACTAATATAAAAGTATCAGTGGAAGATTATAATCTCATAGATAGTGCAGATAAATATGGAGAGGATATAGGGATATCTATTAAATTAAAAGAATATAGAGATAAATCAAATATTTTTATGTCTGTAGTAGGTAATGTAGGGAATAAAACACAATACCTATTAACAAAAATTAGAGAAAGTACTAAAATACTTCCAAAAACTTATACTGTAAATCCAGGAGATACTTTATTTACAATAGCAAAAAAGCAGTTGGGAGATGGAAGCAAAGCTCAAAATCTTTTAGAATTAAATAAGCTTCCAAATCTTATAGATATTGTAGCAGGACAGGTGATAAGACTTGAATGA